The DNA region tGTTCTTTATCAGGAAACAAACTCGGACCTACGAATAGAGTCGAGAAAGTAACGGTACATGAACTCATATTCATCTTCGTCCTCGTAGCTCGTAGTTTGCGGTAAGTAACAACACTTGTTACTTACCGCAAACAGAGGTTTTGTATGTCCGGTCACCGTGTGTGCGCATTTAATGGCCATTGAAAAGAATAGGACTGTATTTACGCAACGTACAGGAATAAAATCTGGTGTCCGGCAAAAAAAATGTCAGCGTCTGTCCAGccgatgtgtttactgtacctttggAAACGAGCGCTGTGATTGGTTGTTGGGGGTCCGCGTGTCGACTCAGCCCCGACGAATCGGACAGCGTAACTGTCTACGGTGACCTGTAGAACGTAACATTGAAGCGCGATTGGTTCCGGCCATCGTAGACCCAGACCAATCACGCGGCGTAACCGTCTACAGTCCACACTGTAGACTGTAGACTTTGCACTACCGTAGAAACAGGTTCTACGATCTtcccaaatgtgggaatctcgactgcataatttctggtagtgggggactgcgttcgcgctctcccctgaTCAGCTGTACAAAAGGAAAGTTTTTCATAGATGAAATGAGTACCATAAGAAAAATAGAACACTGCAGTTGGAATTATGATATCAGGGAAGTTCTTGACGTGGTTAAATATTGACTAAAGTAAAcgcattttttccttttttcatacAACTGTAAAACTTCAATCATGATCCTCACGTGATTTTTCTCTAAATTTCTTGTATTACATTTGAGTGCAGTTCATCCGTTTCTCCGCTAGATGTCATTAAAGGCGCCATTTTATTTGTCAAATTATTAATCAAGCAAACGTTTTTCTACATTGAGATGGATATAATAATTGTGATCAGacattcattttattgtgtgCCAACGGGTGGACGTTGGACCAGTGAAAATAGAAGTTAAATAAACTAAGAAAGTCAGCATCAAAGTCCTAGATTCCTATTGGGCAAGATCGCGTCACGTGATCAGAGGGCGACGCGTACCCTACACTTTAAAGCGTTAACTCAACGTCAACTCATTTGCCTGCTTTCTAGAGGTTTTGATTATATGcttcttttgtgtttcttccGTTGAACATTTCTAGTGATAATATACAACATGGACGTTTACACcgtcactgagactgactgtGGGCAGAATAGGTGCTTCAGCGTCAACGAGTTGACTGcatcgcttctcggccttttggctaagatcaagtgtagtatctgttcttatcagtttaatatctgatacgtcccctatccggggaccatatattaaattgatttttggagttgggagatggaataggggcttgctccgtccactccacgcatcgaCCTGGTATTGCAGTACTTCCGGGAACGGTGCACCCCCTCAACATGTTTAACAATAGAATGCTCAGTCCTTGCGTGACGTTGTTGCTTTCCTTATTTACTAATAACTATGAATCTACAAAGTATCTTGTTTACATTCTACAATCTCAAACTCTCCATAAATACTAAGTACATGAAGTCGTTAGTCTGTGCTTGTTTGCACGTTCACATTACCGCAATCTGTAGTGAAACCTTCTTAtaacaaattatttttatttaaaataaattgttagttttgtctgtgcagtttgtgttggcCCTCAACCGTGTCACTAAACAGCATGGTGTTGTTGCGTCTTCAGGTCAGTAGGTGGCAGTAGGGGAATCAGAGCTGCTGAACAACAAATGAACCGGAAGTGATCGTGACGTAAGGACAAAcgtttttgtatgttttcactTACTTTCTCTGGATTACAAACGTGCAACAAACAACATTTGGTTGCAGTTTGCAGTTGCCCTGATTACTGTGACCCTACAgttgaattatttattaataggAGCTAGAGTGGATATGTCTTCATAGGTTAACAATGGACATGcagcaatgcatgatgggagatGTTACACTCTATgatgtaaaatataaataacatctGTCTCCTTGTGTATCTAACACATTCTCCCACATTAGGGTGTGTGTCTTCATGTCCATCTAACGTGTTGCAGTTTGTGAATTTAAAGAAGAATTTAAAGAAGACCGTCAGTCATCATGGTTCGTGTGTGAAAGGGGTCCCTGAGCGTGAGCctagcaactcatacttacctggcaggggagataccatgatcaagaaggtggttcacccagggcgaggctcagccattgcactCCGGTTGTGCTGACCCctgcgaattccccaaatgtgggaatctcgactgcataatttctggtagtgggggactgcgttcgcgctctcccctgaTCAGCTGTAAAAGGAAAGTTTTCGATGGATAGACAAATGAGTTCATGAGGTTCTGTAGTGAAATGGGCAGTGTCTCAGTGGATATTACTATAGATTCTTACATTAAAGAGCATTGAAACCAGTTGTTGAAATTTGACCTTTCATAAAATTTGTAGAACATTGTTCTTTCAGTTCTTAATATTTCTTGGGCTACAACCACTAGAAACACCAGCCCATACTACTGCGTCATTGGTTCCAAGGCTGTTTACTGTAGAATGTTtcagtaataataaatgaaCTGATCTGAATCTAATACAAAATCTGTTGCTTTATTAAGTagagtctgtgtttttctcGAAATAAAACCACTTCTTGGCCTCGACTTCCCAGGGAAGCGTGCACCTGGGCATTACCTGTACACACTCATGATGTGTCCATCCCACAGGAGCAGCCTGACGCACCATGTCCTCCCCTGAGATCGCCTCCCTGTCCTGGGGCCACATGAAGGTCCAGGGATGCTCCTCCAGCTACAAGGACTGTAAGGTTTGGCCTGGAGGCAGTCGGGCCTGGGACTGGAGAGAGACTGGGACTGATGTGTGTGGATGTACTCACAATATGCATAAACACCAGGAGCTTCAGTGAGGCCTGTACTTAGGCAGAACTTTGCATTTCTCACTCAGCATCACCCAGGAGTCCAACCCGCCgacctggaggaggtgctgaagaagggggtggagctgctggtgattGGCAGAGGCATGAGTGAGGCTCTGCAGGTGAAACATCTCTTTTCATAGCATTTAGACTGATGCTATTCAAGGTGCGTCCACCTGTTGGACGCTTCAGGACTGCGGTACCATGGGGAACAACAGCTACGCCtcagtgctttgtgtgtttgtacaacACCACAGCCTCAGTTGTGCGTCATTGTTCTGTATAGAAGCTGGGGCGTACAACTGCTCTCGTGTAGTGAATCCCTTTATTGCTTTTGTGTAGAGATAGTGAGTTTGTGCTGTCATGTGTTTGCCCAGGTTCCCTCCACCACTGTGGACTATGTGAAGCAGAAGGGTGTGGAAATCCGAGTCTTGCAGACTGAGAAAGCTGTTGCTGAGTACAACAAACTGGTTGGTGAAGGTGCCAAGGTGGGTGGAGTCTTCCACTCCACCTGCTGATGCTGCAAACATCTGCTTGGCTGCAGACTGAGCTCCGCTTTCCTCAGCATCATGTTGACCTGAGCCGGTTCAGCGGAGGCTCCAGAGGAAACAGATCTGTGAACTCGACTCTGCATGTATTTCCACAGGGTGATCCTATTGGTCATATTTTTACAACTGCTGTGTAATCTGAAATACAATAAATTAAACCGACGGCAAGTAAAAAAGAATGGTCCTGAGTGTTTGTTGGCTCCATGAAGTGACGTTTGTATACCTAAGAAATGATGGAATACATGTTCTGTGAATAAAGCTTTTAATGGAGATGAGTGTTTGAGTGACAGTAAAATGCTCTCACCTGTTCTAAAACTACTGATCAAAGAATAACAGCGAGCTGCTTTGAGCTGCTAGCGTCTGGCCGGTTTGGGCATGATGTAGACTTTAACAGACTTGCTAAATGGAATAGTTCCCTCAACAGAAGCCTCTGGTGGAGGGAGACTGTCGATGCTGTCGCTCCATCCCAGCCttggagggggagagagggaggctgtggaggcGCTGTAGGCCAGCAGGAGACACACCTCTACCTGAGACGGCTCTGGAAGGAAATACATGACCTGGGATTGATATGAACTGTGCAGATCCACAGGACGTTATAATCAGCTTTGACTATACAGGCATCTAATAGGGGACGTTTCACGCATCAGTGTTTCCTACTGACCTGTCCATGCTGTGTGTGAGAGGTAAACCTGTGTGATGAGCCTGTGTCTGTCAGGTCC from Betta splendens chromosome 13, fBetSpl5.4, whole genome shotgun sequence includes:
- the LOC114867822 gene encoding mth938 domain-containing protein; this translates as MSSPEIASLSWGHMKVQGCSSSYKDCKVWPGGSRAWDWRETGTDHHPGVQPADLEEVLKKGVELLVIGRGMSEALQVPSTTVDYVKQKGVEIRVLQTEKAVAEYNKLVGEGAKVGGVFHSTC